The sequence TCAAGCTGATGTCGACAGCGGTGACTTGCGTTTTTGGCAGCGACTTGGCGATTGCAACTGCAATGGCTCCGCTGCCGGTTCCGATGTCCAGTACCATTGGGTTCGGCCGGTCAGACATGCGACCTTTGATTTGGTCGATGGCTTCGATGACCAAGTGTTCGGTTTCGGGCCGAGGCACCAACACATTCTCGTCGACGCGAATCGAGATCGAATAGAATTCGCGATAGCCGACCAGTTGGGCGACGGGGGCACCTTCGCCGCGTCGCCGGACGAGTTCACGAAAGGCGACACGTTGTTCTTCTTCGGGAACTTTGTCGAACTGGGTGTAGAGTTCGATGCGTTGGCAGCCCCGCGCATGAGCGAGCAGGATTTCCGCATCCAATCGCGGTGATTCGCTGCCCTTTTTCCGGAAGAAGTCCGTGGTCCATTCCAGCAGACGCATGACGGTCCACGGAGTGTCGTTGCTGGTTTCAGCCATAAATTAGTCAATCATGTCGCCGCGGAGTTGATCGCGATCATATTCGATCAACGCTTCGGTGACAGGATTGAGATCGCCCGCGATGATTTGATCGAGTTTGTAGATCGTTAGGTTGATGCGGTGATCAGTCAACCGGTTTTGCGGGAAGTTGTAGGTTCGAATGCGTTGGCTTCGGTCGCCGGAACCGATCAATCCTTTGCGAGCCTCGGCTTGCTTGGCTGCTTCCTCTTCACGCTTTTTCTCGTAGATCCGAGCCTTCAAAACCCGGAGGGCTTTGGCCAGGTTCTTGTGTTGGCTTTTTTCGTCTTGGCACTGCACGACGATGCCTGATTCATGGTGCGTCAGTCGCACGGCCGAGTCGGTTTTGTTGACGTGCTGACCACCGGGGCCGGATGCACCAAAGAAGTCCTTGCGGTAATCGTCTGGTTTCAGATCGATTTCCACATCTTCGGGCTCGGGCATCACCGCGACGGTTGCGGCGGACGTGTGCACACGACCTTGCGTTTCTGTTTCTGGGACACGTTGAACTCGGTGACCGCCGGATTCATATTGCAGGTCACGGAAGACGTTGTCGCCTTCGAGGGTCAACGTGACATCTTTGAAGCCGCCCATTTCCGTGGGGCTGGCGTCCATCAGTTCGGTTTTCCAGCCCACTTTTTCGGCGTAGCGGGTGTACATTTCGAACAAATCGCGAGCGAACAGGGCAGCTTCATCACCACCCGTCCCGGCGCGAATTTCCATGACGCAACGCGTGCGGTGAGAGTCTTCCCCACCCACGGTCAACGACAGCAGATCTTCCCAAATGGTTTCACGCTCCTTGCGAAGCGTGTCCATCTCGGATTCTGCCATTTCACGTTCGTCGGAGTCTTCGGCATCCGCCACCATCGACACGCACTGATGGATTTCGTCCGTCAGGCGTTTGAAGGTTCGATATTGGTTGGCCAAACGGTTCAGTCCGCCGTGTTCCCTTGCCGTTGCGCTCATGCGAGCGCCATCGGAGAGAACTTCCGGGTCGGACATGTCGCTTTCGAGTTTCTCGAAGCGCGCCAGTTTTTCCTCGAGGATGTCGCGGATGGACCCGCTCATTTGGTGGCTTTCTTAGCCTTCTTCTTTTGCAACGATCCGTAGGTACCAGCAGCAAATTTCTTCTGGAACTTGTCAATACGACCGGCGGTGTCAACGTATTTCAGTTTGCCGGTGTAGAACGGGTGGCACTCGCTGCAAATGTCAATTTTCAGCTCGGGACGCGTGCTGCGGGTGGTGAAAGTGTTGCCGCAACCGCAGGTGACGGACGTTTCTTGGTAGTTGGGGTGAATGCCGTCTTGCATGACGTTCAAACTCGAGCCAATGAGGGTGTTACGACGGTGGTTTTCGACAGAACCGTCGGTCAAGTGAATTCGCTGTCGGTCGAATCCCAGATATTACGTTAAACCAGGTGAAATGTTCAAGGGCGAGGGGCTCAAACACGGGCGAAATCCCCTTCGTGCGGTCGGCGTTGCCAATTGCTTGCCGAAAGAGGGGGCTGCGTTTTGAGTGTTCTGGCCGCGAAGGGTTTGATAATGCGAGTCGATCGCATTAGAGTCCCCCGTTCACCTTCAAAAGCTAGCCAGCCATTGAAGAACGCGACGATGCCTCCGAGTCTCTGACAAGCCAAACGAAATCAAGTTTCGTTGATCGATTGTTTGTCAGATTGCTCCTTTCATCGGCCGCGAATTCTCGCCAGCCATGCTTGTTCTTCAACGAAAACCTGTTTTCGGGACAATTGCATGCGCACGCTCGCACCATCGAAACTCATCACCGCCCCCTCGACGAATCAATCCCCCGCAACGATGCGGCTTGGGTTCACTTTGGTGGAACTGTTGGTTGTGATCGCCATCATTGGCGTTCTGGTCGGATTGTTGCTGCCCGCCGTTCAAGCCGCTCGCGAGGCCGCTCGCCGGATGAGCTGTGGTAACAACCTCAAACAAGTCTCTCTCGCCATTCACAACTACGAGTCGGCCTACAAAAAGCTGCCGCCGGCTTGGACGAACCCTGGTCAAGGATCGGGATGGTCGATGCAGGCTCGCATCCTTCCGTTTCTCGAGGAAGCCGCTTTGTCGGAAGGGGTCGACTTCAGCCGCGATTACGGCGAATCCTATCTGACGATCGATGGCGTCCAGGTTCCCACGTCGTCTTTTCGGGTCCCTGCCTATCAGTGCCCCAGCGACCCGCGGGATAACCCTCGCTTTGGATCGTCTGGTCCACAGTATTACAAGCTGAACTACGCCACCAACGAAGGTGTTTGGTTCGTGCTGGATGAATCAACGAATCAGGTTGGCGATGGAATGTTCGTTCCCGGTCGCTACCTCGGTTTTCGAGATTGCTTGGATGGGACCAGCAACACAATGGCTCTGGCGGAAGTCAAGGGTTGGACACCGTATGCTCGTGACGCGAAACACACCGGAACGATGACGATGCCGATCGACACGGACGAGATTTGTGCTTTGGGTGGTGATTTCAAAACCGAAACGGGGCACACAGAATGGATTGATGGCCGCGTGCACCAAGCCGGTGTCACAACCGTCTTTTCACCGAACAAGAAAGTTCTGTGTGAGATCTCCGGCGTGGAATACGACATTGATTTCACGAACATGAGAGAAGGCAAATCGCCTCCGGCAGGTGTTCGCACTTACGCCGCGGTCACTTCTCGAAGTTATCACCAGGGTGGCGTTCATGTGTCGTTGCTGGATGGTTCGGTTCGCTTCGTCACCGATTCGGTTGAGCTTGAACTTTGGCAGTCGATGTCGACGCGGGCGGGACACGAAGTCATTCAGATCCCTTAGTTAATTAGTTAAGACGCGAACTGTTCGAACCAGACGGTCCGGCATCAAACGGAGAAGGCGAACGTGACAATCAATCCAACGACGCCAAGCACCATTGCGAACAGAACCAGCCCAATGACCTTTCCCGCGGTGTCGAGCGTTTTGGTGTCTGCGTAGCCTTCCGGGCAGACCATGCAGCGAAGGAAGACAAATAGGTTGATCAAGGGGATTATCGTCGCAAAGGCCCAGAATCCGCTGCTGCCCTGATTGATCATGCGGTACCAGGACAACGCGATCGTGGCGACTCCGGCGATCAGTGCCAGCGGAATCTCCACCGACACCATTCCAGCGTTGGAAACGGAGTAGGCGACTTCGGCAAGGATCCACTGCACGGCAGTGATCCCAAAATACCCGAGTGCAAAAGCCAAGCGGCCGATGCCACCGTACCGCATTCCACCGGCGGCATACGAGTCTTCGGAAATTTCGATGGTCGTTTGGTACGGGTTTTGTTCGTTCATAGACCTGTTCAATGTGTCAGGGCGGAATCCGGACCTGTATTTCTTCGCAAGGGGAGATCGGTGACAGGGCCGCCTGCGGGAGGTCGTGTTTGTAACTCTGACGCTCGGATGCACGATATCATGGTGCAGTCACACGATTCTAATTTTCCTCTTTGGGAGACGTTTGAGAGCGACTGAAATGAAAGGTTGTCGGATTCATCCAATCCTTTTGGCTGAGACCGGAATAGTGTTCTGATCTGCATCATAAGGGGTGCCGGAACAGCTTGCCTTGATGAATCGATCGATTCGTTTGATGCAGGGAGTTTCGCCGAAGGTCAGATTTGATCCGTGGTGGTGGGTTTCGCCTGCCGATCCGTGATCGAGTGCTAGGGTTGAGCGGACAACTGGAAAATGCCTGACCGGTTCGTCACATGTGGGTTCAGCGAACTTCGCCGAGCACACGATGGTCTTGAAGGACCACGACAGCCGAATCAGGCCAGCGACTCAAGGAGCGATCTCTACATGCTGATGCGACAACCGTGCCCCGATCTTCAGTTCGCCTACTCCCCGCCGTTCGGAGCGACGCTCACGGAGAAGGGAGTGCAGTTTTCGGTCTTCAGCCGATCCGCAACCGAAATGCGGTTGCTGCTGTACAACAAGGTGACCGATCGCGAACCAGCTCAAGTCATCGACTTCGATCGGGGAACCGACCGTTGGGGCGATGTTTGGAGCTTGCACGTACCTGGCCTGGAAGCAGGCCAACTTTATCACTTCCAAGCCAGCGGACCCTGGGAACCTGAAAACGGTCACCGGTTCGATTCCACGGCTCGGTTGATCGATCCTTATGCCCAGGCTTTGGCGGGAACCTACCAAAAGCAAACTGATGGCGTTGTACGTCCACCGAAGTGTGTGGTCGTCGACGGTTCGTTTGATTGGGAAGGCGATCGTCACGTTCGACGCGATGTCAGTGAGTCCATTATCTACGAGATGCACGTTCGTGGATTTACCAAGAGCAAGACCGCCAAGGTAAAGGCTCCTGGAAGTTACTTGGGCGTGATCGAGAAGATCCCCTATCTCAAATCGTTGGGTGTCACCTCGGTTGAGTTGATGCCGGTGCACGAATTCCCCATTCGGGACCCGCAGGGCAAAAAGCTTTCGCGACCGAACTATTGGGGATACGACCCAATGGCGTTCTTCGCGCCTCACCGCGGATATGCACACGACTCGGCGCCTGGTGCTCAGGTCAACGAGTTCAAACAGATGGTCAAAGCCCTGCACTCCGCAGGAATCGAAGTCATCCTCGACGTGGTGTTCAACCACACCTGTGAAGGCAACGAGCAAGGGCCAACGCTGTCGTTCAAGGGACTTGAAAACCAAGTCTATTACATCCTTTCGGAAGGCCAGCACTACTGCAACTACAGCGGTTGTGGCAACACGATCAATGGGAATCACCCTGTCGTTCGCGAGATGATTTTCCACTGCTTGCGTCACTGGGTGCACAACTATCACGTCGATGGTTTTCGATTCGATTTGGCGAGTATCCTCAGTCGCGACCGGAACGGGAACTTGATTCCCAACCCACCGATGGTGGAACTGATCGCGGAAGATCCCATGTTGGCGGATACAAAGATCATCGCGGAAGCGTGGGATGCTGCTGGTGCGTACCAAGTCGGTAGCTTCGGCAACCACCGCTGGGCGGAATGGAACGGTCGCTACCGCGATGACGTGCGAGGTTTCTGGCGTGGTGACGCTGGAACGCTCGGACCATTGGCGACCCGTTTGGCCGGAAGCAGCGACTTGTATCAGCACGCAGGTCGTCCGCCGTCTTGCAGCGTGAACTTGGTGACCACACACGATGGTTTCACCATGAACGATTTGGTTTCGTACAAGGACAAGCACAACGAAGCCAACGGTGAAGACAACAACGACGGTGACAACCACAACATCAGTGACAACTATGGCGTGGAAGGCCCGACGCGAAAGAAGGCGATCAGCACGATTCGCAGTCAACAAGTTCGCAACATGTTGGCGACGTTGTTGACCAGCCAAGGCGTGCCGATGATCGTCAGCGGTGACGAAGCTCGTCGAACCCAGAAGGGCAACAACAATGCCTACTGCCAAGACACGGACATCTCATGGTTCGATTGGCGGTTGGTCGAGAAGAACGCGGATTTGGTCCGTTTCGTCAGTGCATTGATTGAGTTCCGAAAGAACCAGCCCACGATCCGCCGCCGCGAATATTTGACTGGGCAACCAGTGGATGGTCGCAAGGTGCCGGACGTTTCGTGGTACGGACCATCGGGAGATCCTCTGAATTGGGATCAAGGCGAGTTGGCAATGGCAGCGTACATCGCTGCTCCGAGCCGAATCGATGATCCAGAAGGTTTGGGCCGCGACGTGATCCTGATGTTCAATAGCACCGGCGATCACCGTGATTTCCACTTCCCCGAGATCGCTCGTGGAACGCAGTGGAATTTGTTTGTCGACACCTCCGCACCATCGCCGGAAGACATCTATCCGGATGTCGATGGGCCGATGCCGCCGAACAATCGAATCGTGGAAGTCGGTCGCCACTCGATGCGGATCTATGTCTGCAACGCGGTACCGAAGTAGTCCCATCACGGACGCAAAGTAATTTTTGATCGACCTTCCGCAGCGCATCGCTGGGAAGATTGAAGACTCGGTCGCCCGGCGACCGCACTTCTCTTTTTGCACTTGTCTACAAGCTTTTCTACGATTCGCGGCAGGAGAAACCTTGCCGCGGATCGTTTCGTTTAGAAACGTTCGGCTATCATCGTGGTATGCAGGCAACGCTTCTCTTGACGATCTTCTCAACGGCGACACGAACGCCACCGACGGCATCGCCTCGACGCTGCGCAAGCTTGTGTCTTGGATGGATGTTGGTGGGTTGCTGGGTCGGGTGCAAACCATCGGAGTCTACCACGCCCGAAGTTTCCACCGAGGTTCCGAAGGCCGTTGTCCAAGAACCGTTGAGCTTGCGAGATCAAATTGAACGGAAGATTCGCGATGGTCGACTGAGCGAAGCGATCGTGTCTTTGGACGAATTGATCGCGACAAAACCGTCTGAT comes from Rhodopirellula bahusiensis and encodes:
- the glgX gene encoding glycogen debranching protein GlgX, whose product is MPDRFVTCGFSELRRAHDGLEGPRQPNQASDSRSDLYMLMRQPCPDLQFAYSPPFGATLTEKGVQFSVFSRSATEMRLLLYNKVTDREPAQVIDFDRGTDRWGDVWSLHVPGLEAGQLYHFQASGPWEPENGHRFDSTARLIDPYAQALAGTYQKQTDGVVRPPKCVVVDGSFDWEGDRHVRRDVSESIIYEMHVRGFTKSKTAKVKAPGSYLGVIEKIPYLKSLGVTSVELMPVHEFPIRDPQGKKLSRPNYWGYDPMAFFAPHRGYAHDSAPGAQVNEFKQMVKALHSAGIEVILDVVFNHTCEGNEQGPTLSFKGLENQVYYILSEGQHYCNYSGCGNTINGNHPVVREMIFHCLRHWVHNYHVDGFRFDLASILSRDRNGNLIPNPPMVELIAEDPMLADTKIIAEAWDAAGAYQVGSFGNHRWAEWNGRYRDDVRGFWRGDAGTLGPLATRLAGSSDLYQHAGRPPSCSVNLVTTHDGFTMNDLVSYKDKHNEANGEDNNDGDNHNISDNYGVEGPTRKKAISTIRSQQVRNMLATLLTSQGVPMIVSGDEARRTQKGNNNAYCQDTDISWFDWRLVEKNADLVRFVSALIEFRKNQPTIRRREYLTGQPVDGRKVPDVSWYGPSGDPLNWDQGELAMAAYIAAPSRIDDPEGLGRDVILMFNSTGDHRDFHFPEIARGTQWNLFVDTSAPSPEDIYPDVDGPMPPNNRIVEVGRHSMRIYVCNAVPK
- the rpmE gene encoding 50S ribosomal protein L31, which encodes MQDGIHPNYQETSVTCGCGNTFTTRSTRPELKIDICSECHPFYTGKLKYVDTAGRIDKFQKKFAAGTYGSLQKKKAKKATK
- a CDS encoding DUF1559 domain-containing protein is translated as MRTLAPSKLITAPSTNQSPATMRLGFTLVELLVVIAIIGVLVGLLLPAVQAAREAARRMSCGNNLKQVSLAIHNYESAYKKLPPAWTNPGQGSGWSMQARILPFLEEAALSEGVDFSRDYGESYLTIDGVQVPTSSFRVPAYQCPSDPRDNPRFGSSGPQYYKLNYATNEGVWFVLDESTNQVGDGMFVPGRYLGFRDCLDGTSNTMALAEVKGWTPYARDAKHTGTMTMPIDTDEICALGGDFKTETGHTEWIDGRVHQAGVTTVFSPNKKVLCEISGVEYDIDFTNMREGKSPPAGVRTYAAVTSRSYHQGGVHVSLLDGSVRFVTDSVELELWQSMSTRAGHEVIQIP
- a CDS encoding DUF805 domain-containing protein, with protein sequence MNEQNPYQTTIEISEDSYAAGGMRYGGIGRLAFALGYFGITAVQWILAEVAYSVSNAGMVSVEIPLALIAGVATIALSWYRMINQGSSGFWAFATIIPLINLFVFLRCMVCPEGYADTKTLDTAGKVIGLVLFAMVLGVVGLIVTFAFSV
- the prfA gene encoding peptide chain release factor 1 — encoded protein: MSGSIRDILEEKLARFEKLESDMSDPEVLSDGARMSATAREHGGLNRLANQYRTFKRLTDEIHQCVSMVADAEDSDEREMAESEMDTLRKERETIWEDLLSLTVGGEDSHRTRCVMEIRAGTGGDEAALFARDLFEMYTRYAEKVGWKTELMDASPTEMGGFKDVTLTLEGDNVFRDLQYESGGHRVQRVPETETQGRVHTSAATVAVMPEPEDVEIDLKPDDYRKDFFGASGPGGQHVNKTDSAVRLTHHESGIVVQCQDEKSQHKNLAKALRVLKARIYEKKREEEAAKQAEARKGLIGSGDRSQRIRTYNFPQNRLTDHRINLTIYKLDQIIAGDLNPVTEALIEYDRDQLRGDMID
- the prmC gene encoding peptide chain release factor N(5)-glutamine methyltransferase, whose protein sequence is MAETSNDTPWTVMRLLEWTTDFFRKKGSESPRLDAEILLAHARGCQRIELYTQFDKVPEEEQRVAFRELVRRRGEGAPVAQLVGYREFYSISIRVDENVLVPRPETEHLVIEAIDQIKGRMSDRPNPMVLDIGTGSGAIAVAIAKSLPKTQVTAVDISLTALDIAKWNVENLKLSDRVALLQSDLFDGLEPDQTFDVICSNPPYISQSEYDELPTTVREFEPRGALLSGPDGTEIIARLLNDSVERLNDGGQLIIELSPMIAGACKTLAEQSGGYQEIHLIKDLAGHERILSMQKA